The genome window cccttctccccttttcctcttaaacccccctcacccagaCCCATCACTAATAATCCAAAAACCCAACAGCCCTTCGTAGACTCcgaccaccccctccaaaacttCTTTCCCCCCCGCGTCTGGGCCATCCGTCTccccgtcatcctcgtcctcctcggctccgccgtcgtcggctccttcctctccatcgTCATGATCAGGTCCAACCGCAAAAAGGCCCTCAAGGCCGccaaggcggccgaggaggcggccaagaagaagtctTGAATCAAACACTACGCTATATGTTTTgcattgttgttggaggaggaggaggaggccattaTCACTGTGAAGAAGGATGCGTTGATTTAGCCCAGGGTGGCAGGCAGTTCGTGAGAAAAGGGAAGGgatctatctatctataatacaccacaaccatcttgttgggacaacaacaacaacaacaacaacagcaacagcaacaagtgGGAAATAACGAGACAGAGAGAAAGTGGaacaaaaaaggaaaaaagactaataaaataccttGCCTACCCTTGCTCCTCCAACATAAGAGCAAGATCAAAACACACCCAGAGCCACATATTGTCTCATATCAACCAATGCAATCTGTCGGCCATTATATCAAAAACCATGTCAATGCTCACTCTCTCGTACAAAGCTACTGGGATATCccatccagcaccacccccttcccaactccACTACTATACCTCCGTGCTCCCCACACCACTACCAAAAAATCTCCAAAAGAATAGAGGATGAGTGCGGTTTATGTGGATCGAACACATGACCTTCAGATTGTAAATTACCAAAGTTGACTTCAGTCTGACGCTCTCCCAACTGAGCTAAACCCGCTACTTGTTGACGCATCAACATGTCAATATCACAGTCCATATCTGCctttcccttttcctttccctttcccccgTCACCACATACACAATCACTTTCATATTGGAACCCAAAAAGATTTGTCAAACACCATCCTTTTTATTGAGGGATCAATGTCcaacttaaaaaaaaaaaaaaaaaatcccgACTACTCACTTTCATCTTCGTTTTTATCGGGACAAAAACTATCTACTTGATTGGTGTTTGTTGGTTTCTGGTTGTTGTTATCATGCCCACCCTCCACTCGCCGTCACTCCTCAGTAACAGGCCCCTATTCCAAACCAACCCATAACCCCCAAAGCCTGACCCCTCTGTCCAAAATAGACACAAAAGCCAAACCTACCCAAACGCCCAACCCCCAAGAGTAGAGTTAGTAGTAGTTATTGATGTTTAATCCCACACACAAAAGCAACACAAACCCGGTCTCAACTCCCGCAtgttgctgccgctgctgacCCATCTATAAaatccctttcccccccccccccctcccccctccccaaaaaaaacTCCTCGCTTCATTCGCTCAAACCCGCTGATCAGCAAAATCCAGCACCTCGCAATCATCCTCAAAAAACCCGTCCTCGCCATTCCCCGACCCACCTGCTCCCCGCCTGCGTCTTGTGGTAATCACAATCTGCGTGTCGTCATCACCGCGGAAAAGGACCCTTTCCATCGCCGAGGCGGGCAACGCACGCGAGGCTTCGAGGTCAATGTTGAATGACTCGTCCTCTGGCAGATGGGGTAGACCGAGATCGATCTTGGTGGCGCTGATCGGCAGGCCAAACACCCAGGTATCATCGGCGTCGTTCTcatcagcggcagcagcctcatcagcagcagcctcctcaaaAGGGAGCGGAGTCGCACGAGCGGctttgcccttcttcttgcgcgGTGCTGATGGTTCTGCCTGGGTGTCCTCCAACTGAGTCTCGGCCAAGATGGACGTGATCTCCAAGGATTtggctttggaggaggacgtcATCTCATACAAGGCGATGCGTCTGTCGGTGTGGAAAGGCTGGTACGGGGCGCTGGACTCAATCTCGGCCTGGGGAATAGACGACTCAACGCCGCCATACCGGGCCCGCAAGCTAGGCTTGATCTGGTTCAGCACCAGAGTGTTATTGAAGGGGTCCAGGTCCCGCTCGGAGAAATCCAAATACTCATCGGGATCCAAAATGCGCTTTACCGCTGGAGCTATGGAGTCGTCAGGCAGCAACGGGAGCTGATGGTCTGTGTACCTAGAGAGCCGCTGGCCCCGCTTGCCGTGGGCACCAGACCTCTTGCTCTGGAATACTCTGACCTGACCCCCTCCcaagacagagagagagcggTCACGCTTGGCGACCCAGGCTACGCAACCGGGTTCGGGGAGCACGGAAGAGTTTGGCAATGAAACTCTGTTGTCTCCGGTGTGTCTGAGCTGGCTGATTGCGTTTCCAGTCTTGCCCAGGGAGTGGCTGATGCCGTGAACAATCACCTTGCCACCATGAGCAGCATATTCTGCAGCACCTGCAAAGGCTGGGGTGTTCGAGTTGCTCCGACGCTGGCGATTGATCAGCGGGCGGGCGGCTTCCCGGACAGAGCTCAAGGCGTTTGTCGCCATCGAAACAGCCGAAGTCGAGCCTTCTGGAACAGCAGCTTTGGTCTCCTCGGGAAGTCGGCGACGCGGAGGCGGCCAGGAAAAGGCACCCGACGGAAGATCCAAAAGGTGAACGGTGCCGCGCTCAGTGACCATGGCAGCACGCTCACCATGGGGCTGGGTCCAGGCCAGTTCAACAATACGAGCAACCGTCATGCGCGAGAACTGGGCAACTTGACGCACACGTGGACCTCCGACAGGTGAGCCAGTAGCCTGGAGAGGCGATGACTTGGTGTTCTGAACCCGCATCAAATCCCACACCGTCTGGACGTCGCCCTTGCTGCTCGCGCTGAACAGGAAAAGCCCTGAAGGTGATAGTGAGAGGAAGCTGCACCCATGAGGAATGGTGAACGTAGTGACGGGATGGAGGTTGCTGGATGGCCCAAGACTATCAATGTCCAAAACAGACACAAGACCTGGCTCTTTGGAGACAGGTGGCGTCACAGCACCATGTGTGGGAGGGAACTGAGGTGGTGAGGCGCCCAGACCCCAGTTCTGAGGGGCCTGTGTTGGTGACCTCGGTGTCTGGGAAGGCTGGGGGTTCCAGTAATTGTTCCAAGCCTGTAAGCCCTGCTTCCCAACCCACTTCGCACCTTGAATCAGCTCTTGTGTGGCGTCGCGCATGAGCTTGTTGACCACGCTCTCGGAAAGCGGCAGGTCGAGATCCGCATTCGCCTGGGGCAGCTGAGGGGGAGTCACGGACGTCAACCCAGGGGCGCGGCCGTGAATGAGAACGGGAACCGAAGCACGCAGTGCTATCTGTGAGGACGGCGTAGCAGGACAGTATGCCATCCATCTGGAACTGACGCTGACGATGGCAACCTGAGGTCTCGGTCGTGGTGGAACTGGTGACCGGCCTCGCTCGTTTTCTTGGCCAGGCTCTCCTTTGAGCGGCTGCTGGAGAGTCGTCCAAACCTTGCCGTGGCATCTGAAGTGCAGCGGCTGATCAGCGACGACGGGTGCCTGCCGATAGATCCAGCATTCTCCGGTAACTCCCGACGACACCACAATACTGCCGCCTTCCGCATGAATGTGGAAGGCaccggtgggaggaggtgcctTGAATGCTGCGCTTGTGATGGGCATCTTGAGGGGCACCTTTGGCGCCTCGAGAAGAACGCTCACCGGGCGGCCCGTCTTGAGAGAGTAGACCTCTACAGAGGTGTAATAAGATTCGGCAAATCCGGGCGCCGGGCGACTGCCCGTGACGCTCTCTTTCGAGGACGGGTCAGGGCTCGTGATGTTGGTCATGGCCTCCGATCTTTCGGCAGAAACCGCATCATAATCGCCTTCCACGTTGATAGCGGGAGCAGGCGCGGGCAGGTTCGGCCCATGAATAACGACTGCGACCAACGGGAAAAGATCCGACTCATGCGTCATCCAGGGAAGGATTTTGGCATGGTAGACACCGCCACGCAGTCCTTTCAGGTTAGCAACAGTCTCGACCTCCCGTTTTCCAACGGTGAGGATCTCGAGGCCACCTTCATAGCCGGCAAGGACGACATTGGACTTGCTGCTGGCAGGGTCGGTATTCGGCAAAGGAAGGGTGTCGAATCCACAATAGTAGCCCTTTTCTCCCGCCTTCATCCCGGAATGCGACTGTGAGTCAAGGTCGATTTCGGGGGCACCGTAGAAATGAGCCTGGGGCTGATGAGGCAAAGGCGGATTTGAAACAGCTCTATGGGCGTAGTTAGAATGCATGGAGCCGCGCCTAGCTGCCGCGATCGATCCAAGATGGCTGTGGGTGTCTGGTGGCGAATAATAGTTGTTGTCCACGTGGAAGCTCAAGGGACGTCTTCCTGCAAGCGGGGGAGAGGCCGAAGGCGGGTGATAACCCACCGAGGGTCTCGGCGAGGACCAGCCTGACGGGATGCCGCGGGGATCTTCATAGGAGGAAGGCGCCGTCGGCGGGGACTCGCCGGCTAAGCTGATGAGGTTTCCCGGGGAACCGGCCATGCCTGCGGAGATCCCCCGAGTCCATTCCCTGGTGTTCAACGAGGTGCTCGTCGCATATGATGCCGTCGAGGCAGCATCCAAGAGGGGCGACGCAACTGGATTCTCGTTGGACGAGACACTAGCTGGTTTGATCTCTGGAGAGATAACAGGTGAGGCACTGGATGATCCTTTAGTGGTGCCGGTGCCATTCCCATTACTGATGTAATTAAAGTAGTCAGCCTTGTAGGTCCTTAGGTTCCCGAATCGCTCCTTTTCCAGCTTCCTGTGTCCAggctcttgctcttctttACCAGGGTAGAGGGAACCCACGTGAACTTGGCACCTTGTTTTGTCACCGCTGCGACCACTCCGCCGCCTTCTTTGCCATTCTTCCGGTCTTTCTTGTAGACTTTTGGATGCGCCCAGTTAGCTTGCGCTCTGTAGAACAACACAGGTGGGTTCAGGGGTATCTGAGAGCATGGGCAGAATGCAAGCCAATACCATCAGGACATGACAAAATACAGACCTGGCATGAATGGCGACCCAGAAGTCAAGCGAGCAGTTATACCGCTCGCGTAACGAGATAGCTGACACCCCTCAACGCTTGGACGAAGAAGGTGCCGGCCGAAGGGTAATTAAGGTATATCAGCAGTAAAGCGAACAGTATGTATTCAAGTCAAGGCACCGGCGGTAGTCTCGATATCTGTTCGGTCGTTGCTGACAAGTGTATGTACGCGTGCAACAGGGAGTTGCGATCGAAGTATGACAGGTGCTTCGGGGTGACTCTTTGTGTGTTGGTTGTAGTGTAGATGCGCGCTCGGGCTGTCTAGACTATCAACGGCTCAACGATGGCGTAGGCGCCTCGGTCGGTCGGAGTGTCGGTCGTAGAGGAGAAGGACAAAGAAAGGAGCGGAAGATCCCAGAGAGAGGCGCTGTCCAACACAGGAAGCGCGTGAGGTCTTCTGACACGGGCGAAACAAAAAGCCAGCCTTTTTCTATAAGTATTACGATAAGGTAGAGAGGTAGTATGCAGCATGCAGTGGGTGTATTATCAAGAGACTAGTAAAGGAAGAGGGAATAACAGAAGAAGACTAGAacgagagagaagaaggttgtgatggtggttctggttggtgttgatgttggtaTCTGGTGTTGTATGAaaggagaaagaagaagagatgcAAGACGATGGATGGAATAACCGTCCTAGCTATGGTGTATGGTACGGATAGCCAGTGCTGGATGAACTGGCCGTGCCTGGATGGATGGACTGGACCGGCCGTGACTCGACGGGGAGCGAGGACGGCCACAGCCAGCTGGGGTCAAGGTTGACAGACGGCGCATCTGTGAATGCCGGGTGCAGCACAAGGGCccaggaaagggggggagggggggtgtgtGGCTCGTGGTTCGGTCCCTTGCGCGGGCTGGTGGGGTTCTGCAGCAAGGGAAATCGACTCCATGCTGGGGTACTTCAGCCCTGACGGGAATAGCGCCAATGAACCCCAAGATAAGCATGGGATAAGCCCAGCGCTACCACGTTATCAGCCAGAAGCCCAGCAAATGGCGGGGTTTATCTTGTACGCGCTCTGCGGTCCGAGACGGTATTTGTGCAGTGCCGCCTCACTTGTGAATTCCCAGAGAAAGGGCGGGTGTCATATGTGTCAAGCAAATACACCACGTGAGAGCTGGAAAGTGTCGGGTTATTTTGAGGTGTGTGTCCAAGCAGTGCCGGCAGCCCCGTTTGATTCCGGGCCTCCAGTCTTTGCCTAGGTGCATACGTCATTCCATAATGCCCGTGGTCAAGGTCATCCATCATGCATTCAGGGCTAGGATTGGAGCACTGTACCGTGATGACGGACGAGAGGACTGGTGACTTGGTCAAGTGCAAAAACTGGAAATCGGTAACAATAACCGTTACCTATGTCAACCCGGCATTGTGGTTTCAACCATCGAGCAAGTGGTGATCCCCCCGATGCCGCATGAGTCGACCAAGTACCCTCTTGGTCACCCCGCCTTTCGCCCAGCGCATTCCCCCTCTGACTCCACCTGCGACTCACCGCAGCACGTCATATCTTATCAGTTGAGTTCGTCCATAACGACTACATTCCTCCCAAATGACCAGACGATGCACCTGCCAGTCGGGTTCATCTCAAGAATCATCTCTCTCACTCAGACTCTGTCTTCTGCCAGATTCCATCTGCATACACCATAGGTTTActaaaccaccacccttacACCGACAAGCCAATACTTGCGTGGAAAGGTGGAGAAGCCAGAAGCAGGGGCACATGAACAACTCCGagttggagagagagagaggcggTGGAGTTTGGAGTCTGCCCCAACAAGTCATCCACGTTGTCCCGATCCTCTATACGATATGCTGAGAAGTCAACCTCCTCAGACTGTCTCAACTCTGCAGCCAAACTCTATACCTCGCCCACTTCCACTTCTCGGCTCCTCCAGACTCGCTTTCCCAGTCTTGTCGAACCAACGTGCCCTGCGCCGCCCAATCCACCACCTTTTGCTCGGTTTCAGGCCCTTCGCCAGAGACCACCTCCAAAGTAACCTTTCCGCTGAACAtgacctcaacctcgtcctctccTTGTTCCCTTTTGAACTTTGTAAATGCATCAGAAGCAGCGGCGTAGAAGTTGCTGAAATCGTGGTGCTTTCTTGACCTTACATCCTTCCACATGCCGCGTCTCAGCTCCTGTAGCTCTGGAAGTCCATTTAGCCTATGTCTTCCAACATATGTATGCAGGGAGGCATTGCTCACCTTCCCGACCTCTCGCAACCTTCTTGCCCATGGTGACTTCGGCATCTTCAGTGAAGCAGTCGAGCCAGGGCTCATACATTCGTTTGGGGTCGTCCGATATGGCGAAGAAGTAGAAGATAAAACTCGGGATTTCAATCCCCGGCTTGCGAGTAATTGGATTCATGTTGCTgtggttttgttttgtttgtgtacagtcaaaagaagagagagaagagcaATCCGTTAGGTTGCAAGACCAAACCTCTGAGAAAGTGACGCAATTAACCCTGATGACCCATACTTAACCCTGAGAAAGACATGTACCCCCCCTGCCTCATGTACACAAACCAAGCCTTCTTTGAGAATCATatcttctccccctttctcACATAGTCATCTAactctctccctcatcctgcAACATAATCCCACTGGTCAGATCAAAATGGACAACAGAGACAAAGACAGGACCAACAAGTTCGTCACCGATTTCCTCGCCCAGTCCAGCAACCTCACCGGCGGCGCAAGATGGTTCACGTACTTTGACACCCACCCCACAGATCTAGAAACCGGAAACAGCGGCCTATGGGACTTTAAGGATGTAAGCCATCGCTTGGAAAAGTTCATAAGGGACGAGTACGGAACTCGTGGCACCGAGCTACGGATAGCTGGTGGTTGGATCTACGCTTCAAGGCGCAACCAGGACGTACCATTCCGCTACAGGATTGCTTCTCGAGAATACCACTCCCTGtcccccatcttcatcaccggCGAGGGGAAGCCCAACGCCGAGGTCATGTTCCACAGCAAGGTCCACCTCACGTTTGGCAGTCCATATTGCCCTACAGACAAGAAGGGTGATTCAGAACCAGACTATTATCTCGAGAGGGGGGGCCTACGATCTCCCGAGAGAGGACTATCATTCAGAGAGGGAGTCTATACCAGAGAGACCCAAAAAGTACGACTTTGCTGTTTGGGGCAGGTTGGTCCGACGAGCTGGGGAAAACGAGATACTAAACAACCGGGAGACGGACCGAACTGGGGAAGACAAGCGAGTAAAACGcgagagtgatgatgatgatgatgatgatgatgatgattctGCTCTCAACTTGTGGAAATGGGAAGCGTTCAAGTCCTGAGAGTATGACATGACTGACGAGAAGTTGGGGGTCAGgctcgatgatgaagatTATCTGTTTCGAAGAAGATGTCCTCGAGGGAAGGAACACTAGCTGTAGAAGATAGGCAATATAATTgtaatataaaaaggaaaagaaaaaaaaaggaaatattGCCTGTAAGATCGTATCAAGCTCCCCTCCCATCTCGCGCGACTCCCAGTCTACATGAAGGCAGAAGCAAGACACAGTATATATACCATTCCAACCACACACCTTCCAACAGCTCCAATATCCTTGCCAGGGCGCCCTTGTGGTCAGGTCAAATGGTAAGGATATTGGAGCtgtcaacccccccccccgccggGGGCTTGCAACCGATATCCCCCGAGTTCGATTCGAAGTAAAACCACCGAGGTGTTCGTAACCGGCCACCTCCTTCTGGGTTTGACCGGTGAGTTTTTTCGACTTTTTTTCACGACCACACTCTATACAACAGAATGCTGGCAAGCAGGATGAAGAACAACTTGGACATGTGACTGCTAGCTAGCTAAGGTCTTCCCAATGCCCAAAGTTCACACGTACCTCAATCATTTTAGACCCCTCTGCCCTCTGGAATAATTGCTACCTTCAGATCCTGTAATATTCAGGTTGTGTTTGCAACAAAGAGGGTGAGTAATTTCACACTCGACCAAAAACTCCTCGCTCACCGAAACTGCCCAGACCAGATCCGATCGATCTTCCACAAATAAATATCATTACAACATCATGCCTCTATGCTCACCAATGCTCACTTCGCAAACTATTCCAATGTTAGCCCAAATCCTCATTCAGAATGGAAAAACCATGTACTCacagccttggcctcctcctcggtcacATCCGAAacatccagctcctccttcgtGATGAGCCCCAGTCCACCGCCCACAATATGCTTATACCACATCTCCCTCCGGTCACCATCCAGCTCACCACTCAGCAAGCTCTTCCTCAGCGCTCTCAGAAGCTTGTTGTACAGCATCGGCATCTCGAACCCAAgcaactcctccctcataACACCCAAATTTTCAGCAGCCCGCGAGTAAAACACATCAGCAAAGCTGTCCTTGATGAGCTTCCGAACAATCTCGCCCATTTGCT of Podospora pseudopauciseta strain CBS 411.78 chromosome 7 map unlocalized CBS411.78m_7, whole genome shotgun sequence contains these proteins:
- the dpm2 gene encoding Dolichol phosphate-mannose biosynthesis regulatory protein (COG:O; EggNog:ENOG503P564); translation: MLDKLTGLAMLAAASAVFLYYTIWTLLMPFVDSDHPLQNFFPPRVWAIRLPVILVLLGSAVVGSFLSIVMIRSNRKKALKAAKAAEEAAKKKS
- a CDS encoding uncharacterized protein (EggNog:ENOG503NXT2), which produces MPVYKKDRKNGKEGGGVVAAVTKQGAKFTNGNGTGTTKGSSSASPVISPEIKPASVSSNENPVASPLLDAASTASYATSTSLNTREWTRGISAGMAGSPGNLISLAGESPPTAPSSYEDPRGIPSGWSSPRPSVGYHPPSASPPLAGRRPLSFHVDNNYYSPPDTHSHLGSIAAARRGSMHSNYAHRAVSNPPLPHQPQAHFYGAPEIDLDSQSHSGMKAGEKGYYCGFDTLPLPNTDPASSKSNVVLAGYEGGLEILTVGKREVETVANLKGLRGGVYHAKILPWMTHESDLFPLVAVVIHGPNLPAPAPAINVEGDYDAVSAERSEAMTNITSPDPSSKESVTGSRPAPGFAESYYTSVEVYSLKTGRPVSVLLEAPKVPLKMPITSAAFKAPPPTGAFHIHAEGGSIVVSSGVTGECWIYRQAPVVADQPLHFRCHGKVWTTLQQPLKGEPGQENERGRSPVPPRPRPQVAIVSVSSRWMAYCPATPSSQIALRASVPVLIHGRAPGLTSVTPPQLPQANADLDLPLSESVVNKLMRDATQELIQGAKWVGKQGLQAWNNYWNPQPSQTPRSPTQAPQNWGLGASPPQFPPTHGAVTPPVSKEPGLVSVLDIDSLGPSSNLHPVTTFTIPHGCSFLSLSPSGLFLFSASSKGDVQTVWDLMRVQNTKSSPLQATGSPVGGPRVRQVAQFSRMTVARIVELAWTQPHGERAAMVTERGTVHLLDLPSGAFSWPPPRRRLPEETKAAVPEGSTSAVSMATNALSSVREAARPLINRQRRSNSNTPAFAGAAEYAAHGGKVIVHGISHSLGKTGNAISQLRHTGDNRVSLPNSSVLPEPGCVAWVAKRDRSLSVLGGGQVRVFQSKRSGAHGKRGQRLSRYTDHQLPLLPDDSIAPAVKRILDPDEYLDFSERDLDPFNNTLVLNQIKPSLRARYGGVESSIPQAEIESSAPYQPFHTDRRIALYEMTSSSKAKSLEITSILAETQLEDTQAEPSAPRKKKGKAARATPLPFEEAAADEAAAADENDADDTWVFGLPISATKIDLGLPHLPEDESFNIDLEASRALPASAMERVLFRGDDDTQIVITTRRRRGAGGSGNGEDGFFEDDCEVLDFADQRV
- a CDS encoding uncharacterized protein (EggNog:ENOG503PG4S); translation: MNPITRKPGIEIPSFIFYFFAISDDPKRMYEPWLDCFTEDAEVTMGKKVARGREELQELRRGMWKDVRSRKHHDFSNFYAAASDAFTKFKREQGEDEVEVMFSGKVTLEVVSGEGPETEQKVVDWAAQGTLVRQDWESESGGAEKWKWARYRVWLQS